The proteins below come from a single Plantactinospora sp. KBS50 genomic window:
- a CDS encoding pirin family protein — MSAVQPIPAEIRPPGAVDGTGEPSSVLLPGHDVPLGRYTTVRRLLPHRQRRMIGAWCFVDHFGPDDVAGRPGMQIPPHPHTGLQTVTWLVEGEILHRDSLGSSQLIRPGELNLMSSGRGIAHSEQSPPGHPPVMHGLQLWIALPERARHGDPEFTHHAAMPRLRLGELETTVLVGEVAGTRSPVTVHSPLVGAQLRLPAGGAGRLPLERTYEHGVLVMSGRAEVAGTPLEPGTLLYLPPERTELTLTAPAAARLLLLGGVPFDEPLVMWWNFVGRSHEEIVEARADWAAGRRFGPVTGDPAGPLPAPAMPTTRLKARDRHGRTSG, encoded by the coding sequence GTGAGCGCCGTACAGCCGATACCGGCCGAGATCCGTCCACCCGGCGCGGTGGACGGCACCGGCGAACCGTCCAGCGTGCTGCTGCCGGGCCACGACGTACCGCTGGGCCGGTACACCACGGTCCGCCGGCTGCTGCCGCACCGGCAGCGGCGGATGATCGGCGCCTGGTGTTTCGTCGACCACTTCGGCCCGGACGACGTGGCCGGCCGCCCGGGAATGCAGATCCCGCCGCACCCGCACACCGGACTCCAGACCGTGACCTGGCTGGTGGAGGGGGAGATCCTGCACCGGGACAGCCTGGGCAGCAGCCAGCTGATCCGCCCCGGCGAACTCAACCTGATGTCCTCCGGCCGCGGCATCGCCCACTCGGAGCAGTCGCCGCCCGGGCACCCGCCGGTCATGCACGGCCTCCAGCTCTGGATCGCGCTGCCCGAGCGGGCCCGGCACGGTGACCCCGAGTTCACCCACCACGCCGCGATGCCGCGGCTGCGCCTCGGTGAGCTGGAGACCACCGTGCTGGTCGGGGAGGTGGCCGGGACCCGCTCGCCGGTCACCGTGCACAGCCCGCTGGTCGGCGCGCAGTTGCGGCTGCCGGCCGGCGGCGCCGGCCGGCTCCCGCTGGAGCGCACGTACGAACACGGCGTGCTGGTGATGTCCGGCCGGGCCGAGGTGGCCGGGACACCGCTGGAGCCGGGGACGCTGCTGTACCTGCCGCCGGAGCGCACCGAGCTGACGCTGACCGCGCCGGCCGCGGCCCGGCTGCTCCTGCTCGGCGGCGTGCCGTTCGACGAGCCCCTGGTGATGTGGTGGAACTTCGTGGGCCGCTCGCACGAGGAGATCGTCGAGGCCCGCGCGGACTGGGCCGCCGGCCGCCGGTTCGGCCCGGTCACCGGCGACCCCGCCGGGCCGCTGCCGGCACCGGCCATGCCGACCACCCGGCTCAAGGCCCGGGACCGGCACGGCCGCACGTCCGGCTGA
- a CDS encoding xylan 1,4-beta-xylosidase has protein sequence MTDANVPPPPAARDDWEARIARRSDESGAAAPTPVLPAPDGLTATGGVGQVRLAWRPVAGAVGYLVHRAPLRDGRPAGPLTPVDHLGGDVLAVPDTWYVDTTGEPGVPYAYAVAAVPEVTVTGPLGATVVAAAQAAGEAPPTVELSVDGAAAGGPLHRPWQPMIGSERLSQLLCRDTSGGREIGTELLAALRRMHDEIGVESVRAHSVLHDDLGVYREVDGQPVYDFDQVDEVYDLVLGVGLRPVVEIGFMPRDLAADPDRTVFTYRGIISPPHDWDRWGDLVRALVRHLLHRYGPAVLDWDFEVWNEANLEVFWSGSRAEWMRLYDVTAQAVKDVDPRIAVGGPSSAAAGWVDALLEHAAVSGAAVDFVSTHTYGSPPLDLRPTLARFGRPDTRILWTEWGVTPTHFNPVNDGTSAATFLLTGMRSAAGRVDALSYWVASDHFEELGRPSALLHGGFGLLTVGGIAKPRFHALRMLSRLGATELPVTASGDGAGGLVQTWASRHTDGSLAILVWADTLDQAKRTGDPALARRIRLTVGGAAGRSAQVTRLDREHGDITTLAERLGVADWPTEQQWTALRAVDTLVGEKVQPDTAGDAAVFELDLPQPGAVLIEVAGA, from the coding sequence GTGACCGACGCGAACGTTCCACCGCCGCCCGCCGCCCGCGATGACTGGGAGGCGCGCATCGCCCGCCGCAGCGACGAGTCCGGAGCCGCGGCACCGACCCCGGTACTGCCGGCGCCGGACGGCCTCACCGCCACCGGCGGCGTGGGCCAGGTCCGGCTGGCCTGGCGGCCGGTGGCCGGCGCCGTGGGCTACCTCGTGCACCGCGCGCCGCTGCGCGACGGCCGCCCCGCCGGCCCGCTCACCCCGGTCGACCACCTCGGCGGGGACGTCCTGGCCGTACCGGACACCTGGTACGTGGACACCACCGGCGAACCCGGCGTGCCGTACGCGTACGCCGTCGCGGCCGTGCCGGAGGTGACCGTGACCGGACCCCTCGGCGCGACCGTCGTGGCCGCCGCACAGGCCGCCGGCGAGGCGCCGCCGACCGTCGAGCTGAGCGTGGACGGCGCCGCCGCCGGCGGCCCGCTGCACCGGCCCTGGCAGCCGATGATCGGCAGCGAGCGACTGTCCCAACTGCTCTGCCGCGACACCTCGGGCGGCCGGGAGATCGGGACCGAACTGCTGGCCGCGCTGCGCCGGATGCACGACGAGATCGGCGTCGAGTCGGTCCGGGCGCACTCGGTGCTGCACGACGACCTGGGGGTCTACCGGGAGGTCGACGGCCAGCCGGTGTACGACTTCGACCAGGTGGACGAGGTCTACGACCTGGTCCTCGGCGTCGGGCTGCGCCCGGTGGTCGAGATCGGCTTCATGCCCCGCGACCTGGCCGCCGACCCGGACCGCACCGTCTTCACCTACCGCGGCATCATCTCGCCGCCGCACGACTGGGACCGCTGGGGCGACCTGGTCCGGGCCCTGGTCCGGCACCTGCTGCACCGGTACGGTCCCGCGGTGCTGGACTGGGATTTCGAGGTGTGGAACGAGGCCAACCTGGAGGTGTTCTGGTCCGGCAGCCGGGCCGAGTGGATGCGGCTGTACGACGTGACGGCGCAGGCGGTCAAGGACGTGGACCCGCGGATCGCCGTCGGCGGCCCGTCCTCGGCCGCCGCCGGCTGGGTCGACGCGCTGCTGGAGCACGCCGCCGTCTCCGGGGCCGCGGTCGACTTCGTCTCCACGCACACCTACGGCAGCCCGCCGCTGGACCTGCGGCCCACCCTGGCCCGGTTCGGCCGGCCCGACACCCGGATCCTGTGGACCGAGTGGGGCGTCACGCCGACCCACTTCAACCCGGTCAACGACGGGACGTCCGCCGCGACGTTCCTGCTCACCGGCATGCGGTCGGCGGCCGGCCGGGTGGACGCGCTCTCCTACTGGGTGGCCAGCGACCACTTCGAGGAACTGGGCCGGCCGTCCGCGCTGCTGCACGGCGGCTTCGGGCTGTTGACCGTCGGCGGCATCGCCAAGCCGCGCTTCCACGCGCTGCGGATGCTGTCCCGGCTCGGCGCAACGGAACTGCCGGTGACGGCCAGCGGGGACGGCGCCGGCGGGCTGGTGCAGACCTGGGCCAGCCGGCACACCGACGGCAGCCTGGCCATCCTGGTCTGGGCCGACACCCTGGACCAGGCCAAGCGGACCGGCGATCCGGCGCTGGCCCGCCGGATCCGGCTGACCGTCGGCGGCGCCGCCGGGCGCAGCGCCCAGGTCACCCGGCTGGACCGGGAGCACGGCGACATCACCACGCTCGCCGAGCGGCTCGGCGTCGCCGACTGGCCGACCGAGCAGCAGTGGACGGCGCTGCGGGCGGTGGACACGCTGGTCGGCGAGAAGGTGCAGCCGGACACCGCGGGCGACGCGGCGGTGTTCGAGCTGGACCTGCCGCAGCCCGGCGCGGTGCTCATCGAGGTGGCCGGCGCCTGA
- a CDS encoding low temperature requirement protein A, with protein sequence MPRERDLLRDPGGPQHVTFLELYFDLVFVFALERVSQGLVDHLRWTDLVETLVLLPAIWWIWMMTVWMTDRFDPSHPSTQLVVIGIMLVSLVVGAAVPGAFDDASWIFAGGYVAIQLGRSLYLTVALRDRTFRRRGLRTMFWFLISAVPWLLGAALPWGQRLALWTLAVLIDYAAARLDFPTPGLGRSRTSEWWLAAEHTSERYRQIIIIALGGDILVAGTTFGTRPFGLDSVAALVVSFSITGLLWRIYIYRAGELMSDALAVAEDPAHLGRSAAYTHLLLAAASVAVAVTAKLVIAAPLVGPHRSWSAAIIAGPVLFLLGRARLEYTVFSKVALSRIIGLAAIAATAPAMLLLPPLFVAGTMVLILAGVAAGDVAGWLRNPSVPRPPPRRH encoded by the coding sequence ATGCCGCGGGAGCGGGACCTACTGCGTGACCCGGGCGGCCCGCAGCACGTCACCTTCCTGGAGCTGTACTTCGACCTGGTCTTCGTGTTCGCCCTGGAACGCGTGTCGCAGGGCCTGGTCGACCACCTGCGCTGGACGGACCTGGTGGAGACGCTGGTGCTGCTGCCGGCGATCTGGTGGATCTGGATGATGACGGTCTGGATGACCGACCGGTTCGACCCGAGCCACCCGAGCACGCAGCTCGTGGTCATCGGGATCATGCTGGTGAGCCTGGTGGTCGGGGCCGCCGTACCGGGCGCCTTCGACGACGCGTCCTGGATCTTCGCCGGCGGCTACGTGGCGATCCAGCTCGGCCGCTCGCTGTATCTCACCGTCGCGCTGCGTGACAGGACGTTCCGCCGGCGCGGCCTGCGCACGATGTTCTGGTTCCTGATCTCGGCGGTGCCCTGGCTGCTCGGCGCCGCGCTGCCGTGGGGTCAGCGGCTCGCGCTGTGGACGCTCGCCGTGCTCATCGACTACGCCGCGGCCCGGCTGGACTTCCCGACCCCGGGGCTGGGCCGGTCGCGCACCTCGGAGTGGTGGCTCGCCGCCGAGCACACGTCGGAGCGCTACCGGCAGATCATCATCATCGCGCTCGGCGGCGACATCCTGGTGGCCGGAACCACCTTCGGCACCCGGCCCTTCGGCCTGGACAGCGTCGCCGCGCTGGTGGTCTCGTTCAGCATCACCGGCCTGCTCTGGCGGATCTACATCTACCGGGCCGGCGAGCTGATGTCCGACGCCCTCGCCGTGGCCGAGGACCCGGCCCACCTCGGCCGCTCGGCCGCGTACACGCATCTGCTCCTGGCGGCGGCGTCGGTGGCCGTGGCGGTCACCGCCAAGCTGGTGATCGCGGCGCCGCTGGTCGGGCCGCACCGCTCCTGGTCGGCGGCGATCATCGCCGGGCCGGTGCTGTTCCTGCTGGGCCGCGCCCGCCTGGAGTACACGGTGTTCAGCAAGGTCGCGCTGTCCCGGATCATCGGTCTGGCCGCCATCGCCGCCACCGCGCCGGCCATGCTCCTGCTGCCGCCGCTGTTCGTGGCCGGCACGATGGTGCTGATCCTGGCCGGGGTCGCGGCCGGCGACGTGGCCGGCTGGCTGCGCAACCCGAGCGTGCCCCGGCCCCCGCCCCGCCGGCACTGA